From one Polyodon spathula isolate WHYD16114869_AA unplaced genomic scaffold, ASM1765450v1 scaffolds_825, whole genome shotgun sequence genomic stretch:
- the sp5l gene encoding sp5 transcription factor-like, with product MAALAVPRSDNFLHTFLQDRTPSSSPDSGPYPLAFLASTCGQVRPIGTSSSEVPQFPYDPAVGSTAGMFQLWSNEVPASTGIGSHQMNFSVPKIQYPGHMAAHHELPLTPPAEPSSYSFELSPVKVLTSQVQNPSYHYPQTNQNFSNFLQNPSGLPGRHHLHGGHVEDAQQWWSLQQSNANNGGHPFTLGRPLVLGHQPQIAALLQGSSKSLLTSTRRCRRCKCPNCQSSSSGGSTDELGKKKLHICHIPECGKVYKKTSHLKAHLRWHAGERPFICNWLFCGKSFTRSDELQRHLRTHTGEKRFSCQECGKRFMRSDHLSKHIKTHQNKKSKQPEGDAILSSIKKE from the coding sequence GACCGGACCCCGAGTTCATCTCCAGACAGTGGACCCTATCCTTTGGCTTTCCTGGCTTCCACGTGTGGGCAAGTAAGACCGATTGGGACCTCATCCTCCGAGGTGCCTCAGTTTCCGTATGACCCAGCTGTGGGGTCAACCGCTGGAATGTTTCAGCTCTGGAGCAACGAGGTTCCTGCGAGCACGGGAATTGGATCCCACCAGATGAACTTCAGCGTTCCCAAAATCCAGTACCCAGGTCACATGGCCGCCCACCATGAACTTCCTCTAACCCCCCCGGCAGAACCCTCCTCATACTCCTTCGAACTGTCTCCGGTCAAGGTACTGACATCCCAGGTGCAGAACCCTTCATACCATTACCCCCAGACCAACCAGAACTTCTCCAACTTTCTCCAGAACCCGTCTGGCTTGCCTGGAAGGCATCACCTGCACGGCGGGCATGTGGAGGACGCCCAGCAGTGGTGGAGCCTCCAGCAAAGCAACGCCAACAATGGTGGCCATCCGTTCACCCTGGGGAGGCCCTTGGTTTTGGGTCACCAGCCCCAGATTGCTGCCCTTCTCCAGGGCTCCTCCAAAAGCTTGCTGACCTCCACCAGAAGATGTAGGAGGTGCAAGTGCCCCAATTGCCAGTCCTCAAGCAGCGGGGGCAGCACAGACGAGCTGGGCAAGAAGAAGCTTCACATCTGTCACATCCCAGAGTGCGGCAAGGTCTACAAGAAGACATCCCACCTTAAGGCTCACCTGCGCTGGCACGCCGGCGAAAGGCCCTTCATCTGCAACTGGCTCTTCTGTGGGAAAAGCTTCACCCGGTCCGATGAGCTTCAGCGCCACCTCAGGACTCACACCGGAGAGAAGAGGTTCAGCTGCCAGGAGTGCGGCAAGAGGTTCATGAGGAGCGACCACCTCTCCAAACACATCAAGACGCACCAGAACAAAAAGAGCAAACAGCCCGAAGGAGACGCCATTCTCAGCAGCATCAAGAAAGAGTAG